The Urocitellus parryii isolate mUroPar1 chromosome 6, mUroPar1.hap1, whole genome shotgun sequence genome includes a window with the following:
- the LOC113199129 gene encoding olfactory receptor 11H6-like, with protein MKTMNASGANMVTEFILLSFSCSGEIQVLLFMLFLVSYILTLLGNGAIVCAVKLDHKLHTPMYLLLANFSFLEICYINTTVPNMLGNFLSETKTISFTACFLQFYFFFSLGINETFLLPLMAFDRYLAICRPLHYPTIMSNRVCTILVVLCWVTAFLCYPVPIYFITQLPFCGPNTIDHFVCDPGPLLALSCVPAPGIELSCSLLSSIIIFITFFFILASYTLVLRAVFRVPSAAGRRKAFSTCGSHLVVVSLFYGTIMMMYISPNSGNPAGTQKVVTLIYSSLTPLVNPLIYSLRNKDMKAALRKIKILTKISQNS; from the exons ATGAAAA CCATGAATGCATCAGGAGCCAATATGGTGACTGAATTCATACTTTTGAGTTTTTCCTGCTCCGGAGAGATCCAGGTCCTCCTCTTCATGCTGTTCCTTGTGTCTTACATACTGACTCTGTTGGGAAATGGGGCCATCGTCTGTGCGGTGAAGCTGGACCACAAGCTCCACACCCCAATGTACCTCCTGCTGGCCAACTTCTCCTTCCTGGAAATCTGTTACATCAACACCACTGTCCCAAATATGTTAGGAAACTTCCTGTCTGAGACAAAAACCATCTCTTTCACAGCCTGCTTCCTGCAGttctacttcttcttctccttGGGTATCAATGAGACCTTCCTATTGCCCCTTATGGCGTTTGACCGATACTTGGCCATCTGTCGGCCTCTCCACTATCCCACCATCATGAGCAATCGTGTCTGCACAATCTTGGTGGTCCTCTGCTGGGTGACTGCCTTCCTCTGCTATCCAGTGCCTATCTATTTTATCACTCAACTCCCCTTTTGTGGCCCCAATACCATTGACCACTTTGTCTGTGACCCTGGTCCTCTCTTGGCCCTGTCCTGTGTTCCTGCACCTGGAATTGAACTTTCCTGTTCCTTATTGAGTTCAATCATTATCTTCATCACCTTCTTCTTCATCCTTGCCTCCTACACTCTGGTCCTCAGAGCTGTGTTTCGTGTGCCCTCAGCTGCTGGAAGGCGCAAGGCTTTCTCCACCTGTGGTTCTCACCTAGTTGTGGTGTCTCTGTTTTATGGAACCATTATGATGATGTACATCAGCCCAAATTCTGGGAATCCAGCTGGGACACAGAAGGTTGTAACCTTGATCTACTCCTCCTTGACCCCACTTGTAAACCCACTCATCTACAGTCTCCGGAACAAAGACATGAAGGCGGCcttgagaaaaattaagataCTCACTAAAATTAGTCAAAATTCATGA